CCATTAACACAAATTAGAGGAAGACGTAGACCCACTTCTTTCAATGGTGTAATCGCTTCTGTATAATCGCGCCCTGTTGCTACAACTACTGTTATACCTGCCTTTTGTGCTTCTTTTATAGCACGAACACTTTCCTCTGAAACTTTACGATTATTATCTAGTAATGTTCCATCCATATCGGTTGCAATAAATTTAATTGTTTTCATATGATAATCTCCTTCTGTCTGTGCTGCACCAACTTAATAAAATCCGTTCACAATTCGTATTCGCCAAGAAAGGTTAGACGCCTAAAATACGAAATAAAACATATGATTTAATGATGATAAATCATTTTTCGAGTCATTCCCCCATCGATAATGATATTTTCTCCAGTAATGAAGTCAGCGTCTTCCCTTGATAAAAAAAGGCATGCTTTTGCCACATCAGCCGGTTGACCGACTCGTTGTGAGAAATGTTGATGATGGTCTTCTTCACGAAGCAGAGAATAATTTTCCGTTTGAATCCACCCAGGGCTAATAGCATTCACTCGAATATATTTTTCTGACAAGGTTGCTGCCAAAGCATGTGTGAGAGCTATTACTGCTCCTTTGGATGCGGCATATGCTTCACAATTAGGCTCTGACATAAGAGCTCTTGTAGAAGCTATGTTAATGATAGATCCTCCTAACTTCATTAAGGGCACACAATATTTTGACATTAACATCATGCTTCTCACATTTGTATTCATGACAGTGTCCCATTCAGTGACTTCCAGTTCACTAAATCGTTTAAAATGAGAGATACCAGCGTTATTAACAAGCGTATTGATAACGGCATTTTCACCAGCTAGTCGTAAAAAAAATGCTTTAATTTCTTCGGGATGTTGAACATCTAATTGTTGAAATGTAACATTGTACCCTTTCTCCTGTAAATCCCCTTCCACTTGTTTCCCCTTCGATAAATTGCAATCAAGTAACCATACATGTGCCCGAGCCTCAGCAAATAATTCTGCTATCTTTTTTCCAATACCTTGGGATGCCCCGGTTACAATAACATGTTTATCGTCTCGTTGATTCAAATTTCTTACCTCCTTGTCTATTTTACCATATCGTTTAAAACCGATCATTTTATTGTGAGGAAAGAGAATCTAGTTAGAAACTCTCACTATAGAAAACTCCCCATTCACAAGCCATAAGCCCCACTAAAAAGAAATACTAGTCTTAGTACACCATTATTCTTTCACCATTTTTCGGCCAAATTTAGAAGCATTAAAAAAATCAATTTTTCATAAGGTGAATAATGTTAATTAAACCATTCGAAATAAGAAGTCAAAATTCGAATAAGAATGTGGCCTTCACTTCAGACGGACGCTTTCCTGAGGGCTTGTCTTCAGCGAGTATTTGTACTAGGTAATCCTCGCAAAAGTGGATCTTCAGTCTACGCTTTATCCTCTTCGAGTCGCCGTCTTACGATTAAGCCACTTTTTATCCGTATATTAAAATGAAATGTAACATATTTGTCGTTTTATTGCTCATGAAGCGCCATTATGAAATTGATTTATTTAATTTTAGTTTAGCGTTCTCTCATGATCCACAAACGTACAGAAGTATTTTCCTTCACTCAAATTACTGTTCCATATCGCGTTACTTTCTTACGGATCAGCTTACTAGAAATGGAGAACTTCTGTCACACGTCCTTAGTACTTTTCTTCATTGACACTACTCACTCTTTCACTATAATTAATTTTAAGAAAATACAACTTTATCCTTATCCACACACTTCTTTCCCCTCAATCCATTGCCCCTGAAAGGAGATGTGCCGTAATTCTCGCTGATTCAAAAATCGTTGGTAGCCCACTCCCTGGATGTGTACCCCCTCCAACGAGCCAAAGACCTCGAAATTCTTTCAATTTATTATGGGGTCTGAAGTACATCATTTGTCGCAAATTATGAGCTAGGTTAAACGTAGCCCCTTTATAGACGTACTTTTTATTTTCCCAATCAGCCGGTGTTAAAACGGTTTCTGTTTCAATTTTATGTCGAAGGTTGTGTAAGCCTGTTTTTTCCTCCACTTTAGACAGGATTAAATCATGAAAAGCTCCTTTTTCTTTCTCCCAATCTATATGACTAAAATTGTTAGGGACTGGAGCTAGAATGTACAATGCTGACTTCCCCGTCGGAGCTAATGTTGAATCTGTTATTGAGGCATTTTGAATATAGATAGACGGGTCTTGGGATACTGTTTTCAAATGTGAAATCTCTTCTACATTACGTTTGTAATCTTTAGAGAATAATACGGTATGGTGATCTAACGGTACAGAGGTATCTACTCCAGCGTAGATCATAAAAGTAGAACACGAGTAGCGTTTTTTTTCTAAATGGATGGTCTTATACTTTCTTCGCAGATCATCAGCCACAAGCTGACTCATAGCTTGAGCAAAATCAGCATTCATAATCACATGATCAGCCGCTATTTTATCACCAGTATCTAGTTGTAAGCCTTGAACAGTCCGCTTATTATCAATGATTAACTTAGACACCCCTGTTCCTGTATGTATCTCTGCTCCGTGTTCTCTGGCAACTATCCCCATAGCTGCAGTTAACTTACTTAGTCCCCCTACTGGATGGAAAATACCATACTCATGTTCCATAAATGCTAAGATGCTAAATAAACCTGGGCACTCCCAGGGAGACATTCCTAAATATTTGGACTGAAAGGTGAATGATAATTTTAAGCGATCATCGTCAAAATATTTGGATAACACTTCATATAACGTTTTACTTAATTCTAATTTTGGCCAGGCTTTTATACTTCGTAAACGTACATAATCAAAAATAGAATCGTGATTTTTTTGTAGAATTGGTAATAATACGTTCATTTTCTTACGTGTATCTAACATAAAACGTTCGTATTGCATACCATACCCAGGGAAATGTGTCTCTACAATTTGTTTCATTTTTTGTCGATCTGAGCTTGCTTTCATGGAGAAATCATCAAACATAAGCGTATACATAGGATCTATTTTTCTTAGCGATACGTAATCTTCTAACCGGCGGCCTGCTTCCTGAAATAGTTCTTCAAGAATATATGGCATACTAAAAAAAGTTGGGCCTAAATCAAATGTATAACCAAATTTAGAAAATGAGGATGTTCGTCCACCAATATATTTTTGTTTTTCGAACAGCTGAACGTGATAGCCTTTTGCTGACAATAACATCGCTGCGGCTAATCCCCCTGGGCCAGTCCCTATTATTGCAATTTTCTTCCTCTGCATGTGTCACCTCTGCTATAAATATCTATAATAAGTTCCTACTTCTATAAGAAAAACATAATACAGTCAGTATTCTGTTTCCTCTAGACTAAAGTTCTTCTTTTCAATTATGTTCTGAATGTGAAGGCATCATACAAAAAACACCTCCGATTTGTCGTTAAGTTTATATACGACTATGGAGGCATTTTTGTATCATATTATTATAAATTCTTTGGTTTTATAGGGATAAAAGGGGGTACCTAATTTGTTGCCCCAGTAGTTTAAAGATGTTCCAACTTATGTTAAGTTGTATGAAAAATGACTAGATCTTATTAGTAAATCATTATCCTTTCTAAAGCTTAATGGCTTCTTCAACTCACATTATAGTGTCTCATCCAACCATCCAATTGAAGCAAGTAAGCCATTAACTGGGGGCCTGTCATCAATTGTCCGAAATACGGTTTCTTAAAGGAGCTCCCTTCTGTTTCAGCAAGTATCTTTACCTTTTGATAATCAAGCTTATTGAAAATAGGAGACTCTTTCTGTTTAACAAGTTTCATGAGCGAATCTGAGACCAATTTTCGATAAATAGGATGGTGAGTTTTAGGGAAAGGACTTTTCTTTCTATATAATACATCGTCCGGTAGAATGCCTTCCATCGCACGTCTTAATATTCCCTTTTCCCTGCCGTTTAACATCTTCATTTCCCATGGTATGTTCCACACATATTCCACGAGCTTATGATCAGCGAAGGGGACTCGAACCTCCAAGCTTTGTGCCATACTCATACGGTCTTTTCGTTCCAGTAAAGTGGTCATAAACCATATCATATTGACGTAAAATAAGCTTCTCCTTTGCGCCTCTTCTTCTCCTTCTCCTTCTAAAACAGGTACTTCATCTAATGTTTCTCTATAGCGTTCTGTCACGTAATCCTTTAGTTGAAGTTGAGTTTGCCATTCCGGTCTAAGTAACTGTTCTCTTTCTTCTAATGAACTCATCCATGGGAAGATTTCTCCCTGTAATTTTTCTTTATCACGAAACCACGGATAACCGCCAAAAATCTCATCGGCACATTCGCCAGACAAAGCCACAGTCGCTTGTTTACGAATTTCTCCGCAAAACCACAGCAATGAAGAATCAATGTCTGCCATTCCAGGTAAGTCTCTCGCTTTAACTGCTGACTCAAGTAACTTATATAGCTCAGTTTGTTTTATAATCGCTTTCGTATGAGCAGTATTAAGTTCTTCAACCATTCGTTCTACCCATGGGCTATCAGCATCTGGTTGAAAATGACTAGAGGTAAAATAACGGTCATTATCCTCATAATCAAAAGAGAAGGTTTTTAAAGGTGAACGCCCTTTTTGTTTATAAAATCCAGCTGCAATCGCTGAAATAGCGCTAGAATCGAGCCCACCTGACAGAAATGTTGAGACTGGCACATCAGCTACCAACTGTTCTTCAACGGCTGTCGTCAATAAATGGCGTATATGAGCCGCTGTTTCTTCAGTTGATTCACGATGTTGTTGACTTTTTACTTGCCAATATCTTTGAATAGTTGCTTTGCCATTATTAAATCGCATGAAATGAGCAGGTCTTAATTCATTAATGCCACTAAAAATACCATGACCTGGTGTACGAGATGGACTTAATCCAAGTAATTCTTGCCACCCTTCAATACCAACACTTGTATTTATAGCTGGATGAGCTAATAG
The DNA window shown above is from Salipaludibacillus agaradhaerens and carries:
- a CDS encoding SDR family oxidoreductase; translation: MNQRDDKHVIVTGASQGIGKKIAELFAEARAHVWLLDCNLSKGKQVEGDLQEKGYNVTFQQLDVQHPEEIKAFFLRLAGENAVINTLVNNAGISHFKRFSELEVTEWDTVMNTNVRSMMLMSKYCVPLMKLGGSIINIASTRALMSEPNCEAYAASKGAVIALTHALAATLSEKYIRVNAISPGWIQTENYSLLREEDHHQHFSQRVGQPADVAKACLFLSREDADFITGENIIIDGGMTRKMIYHH
- a CDS encoding phytoene desaturase family protein, with translation MQRKKIAIIGTGPGGLAAAMLLSAKGYHVQLFEKQKYIGGRTSSFSKFGYTFDLGPTFFSMPYILEELFQEAGRRLEDYVSLRKIDPMYTLMFDDFSMKASSDRQKMKQIVETHFPGYGMQYERFMLDTRKKMNVLLPILQKNHDSIFDYVRLRSIKAWPKLELSKTLYEVLSKYFDDDRLKLSFTFQSKYLGMSPWECPGLFSILAFMEHEYGIFHPVGGLSKLTAAMGIVAREHGAEIHTGTGVSKLIIDNKRTVQGLQLDTGDKIAADHVIMNADFAQAMSQLVADDLRRKYKTIHLEKKRYSCSTFMIYAGVDTSVPLDHHTVLFSKDYKRNVEEISHLKTVSQDPSIYIQNASITDSTLAPTGKSALYILAPVPNNFSHIDWEKEKGAFHDLILSKVEEKTGLHNLRHKIETETVLTPADWENKKYVYKGATFNLAHNLRQMMYFRPHNKLKEFRGLWLVGGGTHPGSGLPTIFESARITAHLLSGAMD
- the asnB gene encoding asparagine synthase (glutamine-hydrolyzing), with product MCGITGWVDQSENLMNHEDTLRQMANQLSLRGPDAITTWSCEKAVFGHTRLIVVDPAGGAQPMTKKKNGFSYTICYNGELYNTEDIRKELRAHGYSFNSHSDTEVLLTAYIQWREACVERLTGIFAFAVWDEERNELFLARDRLGVKPLFYSLGNKGIIFGSEIKALLAHPAINTSVGIEGWQELLGLSPSRTPGHGIFSGINELRPAHFMRFNNGKATIQRYWQVKSQQHRESTEETAAHIRHLLTTAVEEQLVADVPVSTFLSGGLDSSAISAIAAGFYKQKGRSPLKTFSFDYEDNDRYFTSSHFQPDADSPWVERMVEELNTAHTKAIIKQTELYKLLESAVKARDLPGMADIDSSLLWFCGEIRKQATVALSGECADEIFGGYPWFRDKEKLQGEIFPWMSSLEEREQLLRPEWQTQLQLKDYVTERYRETLDEVPVLEGEGEEEAQRRSLFYVNMIWFMTTLLERKDRMSMAQSLEVRVPFADHKLVEYVWNIPWEMKMLNGREKGILRRAMEGILPDDVLYRKKSPFPKTHHPIYRKLVSDSLMKLVKQKESPIFNKLDYQKVKILAETEGSSFKKPYFGQLMTGPQLMAYLLQLDGWMRHYNVS